ACGAGATTAAAAATCTATAATTTTGATTTTTCTTGGTTCCAAATGCATGAAAATCTAAAAATATTTTCGTATGGTATATACTTTTGTCATCTTTTTTTTCAATTTTAACAAAAATGTTATTATTTCTTTCTGGTTTTATTTTTGTTTTTTTTTCTTTAAGTTTTTCTAAAAGGTTTTTCATAGCTTGTTCCTAACTAATAACTTTTTGATTGATAAAAAAGTTTTTTAAGTTATTTTTATTTTTAATTAATTCTAGTAGTTCATCATAGTATTTATTATTAAATAAATCAGTGTATTTTGGTTTTTCTATTTGATTTAGGTAAATTTTTATTATTTTTATTAAAATTTCGTTATCAATTTCAGATTTTATTTTTAATTGTTCAAATAGTATATTAAGTATATTGTTTTTTATGTTTTTTTTTGTTGTTTTTATATTATTTTTATTTATATTTTTTTTTATTTTATTTATTATTTTTTTTAAATCGTCATATTTATTGCAATCCAATATAAAATGTGGCTTATTTTCGTATTTTGAATATACACATTGAAAGTATGTATCTAGTTTTTTTTTATTTAGTCCTTCTTTTTCTAAAATTCTTTTGTTTTCTTCTAATAATATACTTAGTTCTTTTTTCTTTACTTTTATTGTTTTATTTTTTTTATGATTTTTATAAAAATTTTTTTTAAAAAAATTTTCAATTTTTTTGATTTCTTTTAGCATTTCGATTTTGATATTTTTTTTTATATTGAGATCTATGATTTTTGAAAATGAACTTGTTATAAATTTACATTTTCTAGCATAATTTTTTATTTGTAAATTTTCAATTTTTTTAATTGTTTCTTTCTCTTCTTCTTTATTATTATTATTATTACTACATTCCTTTAATTCTACACTCCCCTTTTTTGGTTGTGGGGTTTTAAAAAATGTACTTACTCTTGAGTTAAATCTAATTTCTTTTTTCTCTTTAAAATATTGGTTTATTTTATGATAGCATTTTTGTTTTTGATATTTAAGTTTATAATAAATTTCGGTTCCGCAGTTAACC
This genomic stretch from Borreliella valaisiana VS116 harbors:
- a CDS encoding plasmid maintenance protein translates to MEKVERFKNKYQHKLIVLVSTLCYVNNNHKKYSQSNILYYFNENLKRNGQNPIKIKTLQNYLYSLEKEFEVTTNYYKHLGVNCGTEIYYKLKYQKQKCYHKINQYFKEKKEIRFNSRVSTFFKTPQPKKGSVELKECSNNNNNKEEEKETIKKIENLQIKNYARKCKFITSSFSKIIDLNIKKNIKIEMLKEIKKIENFFKKNFYKNHKKNKTIKVKKKELSILLEENKRILEKEGLNKKKLDTYFQCVYSKYENKPHFILDCNKYDDLKKIINKIKKNINKNNIKTTKKNIKNNILNILFEQLKIKSEIDNEILIKIIKIYLNQIEKPKYTDLFNNKYYDELLELIKNKNNLKNFFINQKVIS